From the genome of Spirochaeta lutea:
CGTTACCGGGTAGACCAGGGGATTCACCTTCCCGTACTTCTTACTGGGCTCGTAGAGTCGCCGCAGTTCGGTGGTGAGGTTCCCGGCGATGAGCCTGCCCCGACCGGTCAGGAGTTCCTCCCGGTAAAACCCCGTGTCGCATACCGGACACACGGTTTTCGATTTCTGAAAATAACTAACAGCCGGAATTTTTCCGTCCATACAGCCTCCCTACCACTCTAGTACCACAAACGCAATGGCCATACCGCCGTCATGACTGAGGCTCACGTGCCGGGCCTTCAGCCCCAGGGACTCGTACTGCTGGCGTACCCGGCCTTCCAATACCAGCTCCGGCCGGCCCGAGGCATCGTTGCGCACCCACACATCCACCAGGGATATACCCCGTAACCCGGTTCCCAGGGCCTTCCCGTAGGCCTCTTTGGCAGCAAAGCGCACCGCCAACCGGGCCTCAGCCCCCTGCCCCCGGGCTAACACCTCCCTGATCTCGCCAGGATTAAAAAAACGCTCCATCAATCCCGGATTATCCACCCAGGTGCGGAACCGAGACACCTCTGCAATATCAACCCCGGTACCGTAAATCATGGCAGGTTCTCTCCGCCGGGGACATCCGACCCATCCGGGGTTTCTGTCCCCGCATTATCCGGATTCTCAACAGGGGGCGTTTGGAACTCCAGTTCCACCTCCTGGGGTGTGTAGCCTAGAATCAATAAGCCCCGGGGTACCTCGGGACGCACCTGCAGACGGTAGGTTCCCGGCCTGGGAACAGTCCGGGCATCGGCCAACAAACGGACCTGATCCGGGGTAGTACGTTCAATCAGAACCTGGGAGCCTTGAACCCGGATCGAACCCGGCTCAGGTATCTCGGATAGCTGCAGCCCCCGGGGGGGATCCAACACAATAACATCCACATCCTCAAAGGAGGTAAGAATAACAGACTCGCTCACCGTACCCCGGACCTCAACCGTCGCTTGATCCGAGAACGCCAAGCGTTCATCGGGCAGAAGTATCTCAACCCGCTGGGTAAAACTGCCGGTTCGACCGGATAGATCCACCGAAGCGGTCTCTAAGCGCTGAACGGGCTCCAGTACACCCCGGGGCCCGCCTACCCGGACATCCCCGGGACTAACCCCCGTGGTTCCGAGCTGGTACCCCGGAGCCGGTTGTCCGGTAAACCTGGGAATGACAGGGAGGGTTTTCTCCAGGTACTCCTGGAGCTCCACTTCAACCTGTTCATACCCGAGGGTGAGCTCCAGGGGATCAACCCCCAGGGCGTTCCCACGCTTGGTTATCACCAGGGGCCGACGGTAGATTCCTGCAGCGCGGATCTCCGACATATCAACCCCGATCTGAATATCCTGTTCGCCGATATCCCATACCCGTTCACTATCACCGCGAATCTGTACCTGTACCTTTTGGACCGACTGGCCCACCAAGGCTAACCCGGCGGGAACCGGCACATCCACGGGAATCGTAATGTGGCGCTCATCCAGGGTATTAATCCCCGTAAGGGTGTACAACAAGACCGCCGCAGCCAAGCTTAAAATCTTGGCCGGCCAGTTCTGAAAAATCCGTGAAATCCTGGAGGAAAGGCGTTTTTTACTCATCAAATCCTCCGTCCCCGGCCTCTTCAGGCACCGCATCAACATTCAGAAGTTCGCTTAGCCGGCTCCGGGCCTCTTCAATACCCAGGTTGTAATGCAGCATGGAATCGTATGCCAGGCTGATAGCCCCTGACTCCTCGGAGACCACGAGAATAACCGCATCGCTCTCCTCGGCTAACCCCAGGGCCGCCCGGTGCCGGGTGCCGAAACTCCTCCGGATATCCTGCTGCTCCGATAGGGGTAAAAACGCCCCGGCGGCAACAATCCGTCCGTTCTCCACCACCGCCGCTCCATCGTGGAGGGGGGTGTCATGACCGAAGATGGTAATCAGCAGGGCAGGGCTCAACTCGGCATCCAGCCTGCTTCCGGTCTCAATGATGTTTTTCTGGCCCACGTTCCGCACAAATACCACCAGGGCACCCCGCCGCTGGTCGGACAACACTCCCGCAGCCTTCAACACCGATTCAATCTGGAGGGGTTTATCGCTCTCCCGAAAATGAAAGAGCTGGCCCTGACCCAGCCGGATAAATATCTTCCGAAGCTCTGGCTGAAAGATAATCGCCACCCCGATGAGCAAACTGGGGGCCACCATATTCAGGAGCCACAGGAGGGTACGGAGCTGAAGCAGATAGGCCACACCGTAGAGCACCACCAGAAAAATCACCCCGCGGATCAGCGAAATGGCCCTGGTCTGCAGAAAGATCTGGTAACCCTTGTAGAAAATAAGGGTTAAGAGGGAGATATCGATAATGGGAATTAGTATGCTTCGCACATACCAGATATTGGTCAGCCACTCCACCTACTGCACCTGCCTTCCCTGTTGTATTGACCACCACACCTGAACTGCCATCCGGGTTTCCCGGGGGTCATGCACCCGTAGAATCCTGGCGCCTCGCAGAATCCCGTACAGTCCCGCAGCCAGGGTTCCAATCAACCTCGGAGCCCCCCCGGCAGCCGAATCATCTTCGGCGGTTAACACCGGCTCCAGGAGGGTTCCGATGAAGCCCTTCCGGCTATGACCCAGAAGCACGGGGAAGCCCTCAGGCGGAGCCCCCTCAAGGCGGGAACATTCCCCCAGGTTGTCCAGCAAGGCCAGATTATCTTCCAAGCGCTTGCCGAACCCGATACCCGGATCCACGATAATCCCCTCGGGGTTAACCCCCGCCGCCAGGGCCAAACGCACTTGCCTGGCCAGAAACCCCCGAACCTCAGAAACCGGGTCATCATACCGGGGATCAACCTGCATAGTCCGGGGACTTCCCTTCATATGCATAATAACTATCGGCGTGTTAGTCCCAGCAACCAAGGGAAGAAGCTCGGGATCATCCCGGAACCCGGAAATATCATTTATTATATCAGCCCCGGCTTCCAGAGCCGCCCGCGCCACCTCGGCCTTCCTGGTGTCCAGGGAGATTACCACATCACTGTGCTCCCGGATTCCCCGGATCACCGGCAGCACCCGATCCAGTTCCTCCCGGGCAGACACATACTCAGCCCCGGGACGGGAGGACTCCCCTCCCACATCCAGGATATCGGCCCCTGCCTCAACCAACCCAAGGGCCGACCGCACCCCCTCGGGGGTACCTGGCACCCGGCTGGGGGCAAAAAAACTATCCGGGGTGGCATTCACGATGCCCATTACCACGGGTGGCTGTTCAGGATCATGGATCCGGCCAAGCATCTCTTTCAGGGTGTCTCGCATGCGTCCCAGATTAGCAAAAAAAACCCGCTAGAACAATCCAGCGGGTTTTACCATCGCACCCTTGTGGGTACGGATTACTGATATAGCGTTTCAGAGCCGGCTTATTTTCTCTTCTTGTGCCGATTCTTCCGCAGCTTCTTCTTCCGTTTGTGGGTCGCGATCTTTTTTCGTTTACGTTTTCTTCCGCAAGGCACTATAGGCTCCTTATCACATAGGGTATCTTCGTTACGAAGCTGGTTCTTTTCGAATGAATTGCCATTATGAACGAGACCCTAGACCATGTCAACCCTGGTACCAGGACCTGATCTCCGGGATCATTTTCTTGATGGTTCCAGGGTGATTCCAATGCGTCTGCCTCAGCCCCCGGAAAAACGTCTCCTGCCGTTTGGCATATCTCCTGGTGTTCCGCTGAATGAGCTCAATCCGTTCTGCCCGGGACTCGGCGGCAAAAAATTCCCGGTACCCGATACCCCGCATCCCCGGATCCTCGGGTCCGTATCCCCGGTCTACCAGGGCCGCCACCTCGTCCTCCAACCCCGCCTGGAACATCTGCTCCACCCGGGTATTGATCCTGGCGTACAGCTCCTCCCGGGGACGTTCCAGCCCCAGGATGAGCACCCGCCAATCCTCCCGCATCCGTCCCTCCCGGGAAAAGGATGACAGGGGTCTACCGCTTATCCGCCAAACCTCCAGGGCCCGGATGATCCGGTAGGCATCACCTGCACCGATCCGGCCCGCACTCACCGGATCCACCGCCTCAAGCTCCCTGCGGAGATACTCCAATCCCCGCAGGCTCAGGATCTCTTCTAACTCCCCGCGAACCTCCGGCTGAGACACCGGGGCCTCGGGCATCCCGAACAGCAGATGCTTAATATAGAAGGCCGTCCCGCCGCTCACCACCGGGAGGATGGCTCGGCGGTGCAGATCGGAAACTGCATCCTGGCAGCCGCCAATGAAATCACCCAAGGTAAACTGCTGATCTGGATTGCGAATGTCGATGAGATGGTGGGGCAGTTCGGACCGGAACTGGATGGAGGGCTTAGCAGTGCCGATGTCCATACCGCGATACACCTGCATGGAATCGGCGCTGATAACCTCAATGGGCGTCCCCAGTCCCTCTTGAAGGTACCGGAGACTGTCCGTTTTTCCGACCCCGGTGGCGCCGAACAGAACCAATACGGGCCGGGGAGATGGCATGGATTAATTCCCTGGGGAATTAGGCTTCAAGCCGGTACTGAACCTTCCGGGTCAGAATTTGGCTAATTGCGGTGGAAACTACCTTACCGTTGTTCTTGCTCAGTTCCTCATCACCGGTAACGGTAACCTGGTAAGCACGGCGGATGGCTGCGCACGTCATTTCGTACACGTTTTCCTCTTCACTTATAAGCAAGTCAAGGGGAATTATCATGGAGCACTCCTCATGTATTCGAATACCTGCCAGAATACCACAATGCTCCGGTTTTACACAAGGCCCGCCCTGTTCGGCGGCTGTGGCTGCCACGTCGGGCTTTGCTACCGCAAATAGCCTCTATCAGCACCCGTCTTGGCCTCACTCTTCTTGGCCTCACTCTTCCTTCTTGGCCTCACATAACCGGGGCGAGCAATTCCCAGGCAAACCGGAAGCACTCCAGCCCGGGAATTTCTTCCAGGGTTCTTCCCGCTAACTCCCCCTCCACGGCCCGGCCGAACTGGTTCCATTTGCTGCCGGTTTGTAGGTCCCGGAGGGGAAGGCGCGGATCGCCGGTCTCTTCAAAGGTGAGGCTACCGAACCCCTTGATCTGCCGGTGGAACACCATCAGCACCCCGGTGGTTCGGGGAATGTCCCGGAAACTGTACACCGACTCAACTCCGGGATTCCACCAGGCTACCACGGGCCGCATCTCCTCGCCTTCCTCCAACCAGAGATTCCGGGCTCCCCACCCGGCTATCTGGCGGTGGGAAAGGATATGAACGGTATCCCCCATACCAAGCCGGGTGACCATCTCCATGGGATTTTCCTGGGATAAAAACCCCTCCTGGACCGGAGGCCATAGAAGCCCCGGCCTGGCCAGCTCATCATAGCCCGGGTATGCCGGCTGGCCGTAGGGCCTGCTGTATCCGGTCTGGCCGCTGAGAATGGTTAGGGGACCGGTTCGGTTCATGGTCAGGGCATCGCTGAATCCCATCCGTTTTCCGACAATTCGGGTTAATTGAGCGCCTGCCAGGGGCCCGGCGATGGCTTTGCCCGAGGCCTGAAGCCATAGGCTGCCGGTCCGGCGGTCCCAAAGAATATCGCTCCCGGCCATAATCACCCCGGTGGTCTCGAACTCCAGGTGATCATCCATGCCGTCAATACGGGCGTCATACACTCCGATGGTGCCCGCCAGGGGACTGAAGGTGACCAGAATCCGTTGTTGGCCGAGGACATCGTTTACTACAGGATGGTATTGCAGGATCCGCAGGGGATAGAGCCGGGTTCTAGCGGATCCCCGGACCAGGAGCATGGGCTCCGCATCGCCGTACCCCGTCAGACTGGCGGAGAAGCGCGGGGAATCCAGGGCTGGCATTACGACCCCCGGGGCAGCCGAGGGAACCGGTCCCTCTACCAGCTCAAGAACCTCCCGAGGTGATGGTTTAACCGGTGGGTTTCCGGCGCCCTCGGCGGCGGGCTGTTGGGCAAAACCGAAAACACCGGCGCACCCAATCCAAAGCAGCACAGCCGTCCAAAACCGACGGCTGACTCTCGGGGAAACAGGAGTAGCCATTACCGCGAAATCACCCTGTCCCAGATCCAACCCAAGCCAAGTAGTCCGATTACCCCGCCGTACAAGGCAACGGGGATAAAGGTTACTTCATAGATGTGGTTGAATCCCCGGACCGATCCGTAGACCCAGGCAATGGCACCGAGAAACAGAACCAGCAGCCCCCACCTGAGCCATCCAGGTATCCTCAGGGTATGAACCTGGGTAAGGACGAACATCCATAAGAAGCCGAACATGAACATGGGCCAAATGGGATTATCCTTATACACCGTAATGAGGGTCCCGTGGACTGCCACAAAAACCTCCAGAAGCACGATCCACCACCTGTTTGTATGCAGGGTAGTGTTAAACAGACTCATCTGGATAAAGAGCAAAAACATGTATACGAACCCGCTCACAAGCCCCCAGTTCCCATCCATGGGATGAAACCAGAAGGTAAACACCAGGGCCCAGGAGATAAACAGGCCGTGCCAGCGTTTAACCAGGGACAACATGGCCTGGGGCGGTTCAAACCGTCTGCCCCAGAACAAGCCCCGCTTGGGAATCATGATGTACAACACCAATACGAGCATGACGATGACCGAGCCTTGGCTGGTCCAGATGGGTACATCCCGGGCAAGTCCATCGTACCAGAGGTGGGTTTGCAGCAGATGCAGGAGTACGAATCCCAGGTTTGCTCCCAGCATGGCAATGTGCCACCTGCTCACCCTGCCGGGTTCCGGCTCGATCTTCCGACCCTTGAAAAACAGCCACCACACCACAACCTGATGGAGGACATACCCGGTCCAATAGCTCCAGCGCACCAGCCCACCCATCTGCTCGGTCTGCCAGGCGTAGAACGAGGCTCCGGTATCCTCTGGGAGGGGATAAAAGGCCTCCACCAGCAAGGGGGTTAGGATGATCATCAGGGCCGTGATAAGGGCAAAGGATCCCAGGGCGATGGCCGCCCATCGGCCCACGGTGAGATTAGCCGGTTTGTTCATGTTCATACTTATTCCTCGTGTAAGGACTGGATGAGATCCTTAAGGACCTCGTCTTCAATCTGTCCATCAATCTGACAGGTGCCGGCAGCGGCGTGACCACCCCCGCCGTATCGGAGCATCAGTTCACCGATATTGACCTGGGATGAGCGGTTAAAAATGGAGCGTCCTACGGAGAATACCGTATTACGGCGTTGGAATCCCCATACAATCTGGATACTAACCGAGGTATCCGGAAAGAGGGCGTACTTCACAAAGCGGTTTCCG
Proteins encoded in this window:
- a CDS encoding CdaR family protein: MSKKRLSSRISRIFQNWPAKILSLAAAVLLYTLTGINTLDERHITIPVDVPVPAGLALVGQSVQKVQVQIRGDSERVWDIGEQDIQIGVDMSEIRAAGIYRRPLVITKRGNALGVDPLELTLGYEQVEVELQEYLEKTLPVIPRFTGQPAPGYQLGTTGVSPGDVRVGGPRGVLEPVQRLETASVDLSGRTGSFTQRVEILLPDERLAFSDQATVEVRGTVSESVILTSFEDVDVIVLDPPRGLQLSEIPEPGSIRVQGSQVLIERTTPDQVRLLADARTVPRPGTYRLQVRPEVPRGLLILGYTPQEVELEFQTPPVENPDNAGTETPDGSDVPGGENLP
- the folP gene encoding dihydropteroate synthase; amino-acid sequence: MRDTLKEMLGRIHDPEQPPVVMGIVNATPDSFFAPSRVPGTPEGVRSALGLVEAGADILDVGGESSRPGAEYVSAREELDRVLPVIRGIREHSDVVISLDTRKAEVARAALEAGADIINDISGFRDDPELLPLVAGTNTPIVIMHMKGSPRTMQVDPRYDDPVSEVRGFLARQVRLALAAGVNPEGIIVDPGIGFGKRLEDNLALLDNLGECSRLEGAPPEGFPVLLGHSRKGFIGTLLEPVLTAEDDSAAGGAPRLIGTLAAGLYGILRGARILRVHDPRETRMAVQVWWSIQQGRQVQ
- the miaA gene encoding tRNA (adenosine(37)-N6)-dimethylallyltransferase MiaA, coding for MPSPRPVLVLFGATGVGKTDSLRYLQEGLGTPIEVISADSMQVYRGMDIGTAKPSIQFRSELPHHLIDIRNPDQQFTLGDFIGGCQDAVSDLHRRAILPVVSGGTAFYIKHLLFGMPEAPVSQPEVRGELEEILSLRGLEYLRRELEAVDPVSAGRIGAGDAYRIIRALEVWRISGRPLSSFSREGRMREDWRVLILGLERPREELYARINTRVEQMFQAGLEDEVAALVDRGYGPEDPGMRGIGYREFFAAESRAERIELIQRNTRRYAKRQETFFRGLRQTHWNHPGTIKKMIPEIRSWYQG
- a CDS encoding holo-ACP synthase is translated as MIYGTGVDIAEVSRFRTWVDNPGLMERFFNPGEIREVLARGQGAEARLAVRFAAKEAYGKALGTGLRGISLVDVWVRNDASGRPELVLEGRVRQQYESLGLKARHVSLSHDGGMAIAFVVLEW
- the cdaA gene encoding diadenylate cyclase CdaA, which produces MRSILIPIIDISLLTLIFYKGYQIFLQTRAISLIRGVIFLVVLYGVAYLLQLRTLLWLLNMVAPSLLIGVAIIFQPELRKIFIRLGQGQLFHFRESDKPLQIESVLKAAGVLSDQRRGALVVFVRNVGQKNIIETGSRLDAELSPALLITIFGHDTPLHDGAAVVENGRIVAAGAFLPLSEQQDIRRSFGTRHRAALGLAEESDAVILVVSEESGAISLAYDSMLHYNLGIEEARSRLSELLNVDAVPEEAGDGGFDE
- a CDS encoding DNA-directed RNA polymerase subunit omega, yielding MIIPLDLLISEEENVYEMTCAAIRRAYQVTVTGDEELSKNNGKVVSTAISQILTRKVQYRLEA
- a CDS encoding DUF3179 domain-containing (seleno)protein, translating into MATPVSPRVSRRFWTAVLLWIGCAGVFGFAQQPAAEGAGNPPVKPSPREVLELVEGPVPSAAPGVVMPALDSPRFSASLTGYGDAEPMLLVRGSARTRLYPLRILQYHPVVNDVLGQQRILVTFSPLAGTIGVYDARIDGMDDHLEFETTGVIMAGSDILWDRRTGSLWLQASGKAIAGPLAGAQLTRIVGKRMGFSDALTMNRTGPLTILSGQTGYSRPYGQPAYPGYDELARPGLLWPPVQEGFLSQENPMEMVTRLGMGDTVHILSHRQIAGWGARNLWLEEGEEMRPVVAWWNPGVESVYSFRDIPRTTGVLMVFHRQIKGFGSLTFEETGDPRLPLRDLQTGSKWNQFGRAVEGELAGRTLEEIPGLECFRFAWELLAPVM